DNA from Natrarchaeobaculum sulfurireducens:
CAACCGCCATCCTAGGACCCATTCGCGCTATAGATTCAGCAGACGCTCGTCAACCTATCCGGAGAACGTCAGAACCGGCCTGCTGCATAGAGAGAGTGGATGCAGCACGACGACCCTGTTTGTTTCCCGCCGAAAGCGGTGAACCTTCCTCTCATCACACGTACGAACTGAACGACACACCCACCTCAAATCAGACTGAAAACGAGTTATCGGTTTGCAATAGCAACTGCCAGTGCTTCTAATTCAGGATGGCCATGATACCGCACTCTATTGCTTCTCTTGTCATGCTCAAGATACCCGATCTCGGTCAGTCGAGGGAGCACTGAGTGATAGTGATGCAGATGTATTTTTACCGTTCATCAGGGACACAGATAATTCCAGATGTTTGGTTCGTTGATCTGTGAGATTCCTCTCGCTAGATGTTGTTTCAGCCTCGGGAGATCTGGGATCAACCGATGTTTGAACCACTCGTTTAGCTGATCCCAGCAACCTTCGACAGGGTTCAGCTCGGGGAGTTTCGACGGAAAGTACCACACTTCGAGGCCGTCTCCACGCACGCAGGCGACCGAACTGTCTCCGACAGTTTCGGTCGCCCGCTCACCACTAACGTGTTCCCACAGATCCCGTGCATAGAAGTACCCTGCCCGGTCAAGAAATACCACTAACTCCTCCCCAAACTTCTCTTTCAACGCTTCTAACAGCCGAATCCCGTGAAATCTGTTCAGGTTTTCTTCCGTCCAGAAGTAGAAGCTGTCACCGTCGTCGGTGACAGCGCCGAGCACTGTCACCTTCTTCCAAGAGTTCGAGGTCTCTATTGTTGGATTCGAGCCAATCGGATACCACCCACGTCGTTGAACCGTCCCGACTCGCTTGGTGAACTGATCAACGACAACGACAGTCTTCTCGCTCAGTTCGGGCCGTTTTTTTCGACTGTCTCTTTAAATTCGGCTTCTTCTTCGGGATCGGCTTCGTGATTGCGAGGCCGCGCTGTCCGCCAGGACAGCCCGGCCTCGTGCAAGAGATATCGCGCGTGGCTTTCGGTGTACTCAACGTCGAACTCTTCTTTGACGTAGTGAAGCAGAAGCTTTGGCGACCACGCTTGGTGCTCGTAGCCAAGTTCGGTCGGTGGCTGCTGGAGAGCTTCTTCCAACTGCTCGCGTTCGTCAGCGGTGAGTTTCGATGGTCCACCCGGTCGAGGGTCGTCGTAGGGTGCCTGCTCGATCGGTTCTTCCTCGAACCGATCGAGCCAGTTACGGATGGTTTTCTCGACAACCCCGTGACGTTCAGCCAGCGTCGCGATCTTGTCGCCCTGCTTGCGGCCGATCGCCGCAAGCACTCGCTCCCGTGGAATCTCTCCCTCTGTCTGCTCTCGAAGCTCGTGAAGCTCTTCTATAGAGATATCGTCCAGACGACCCATCACATCTCGTTGCATTCAGACCGGTAAATCACTTTGGACATCACTATGATACAACTGCCCAGATATTTGTTCTCTGCCGCCATGAGCCTCCTTTTCGAGATGGTCAATGAGAGCAGTGAGTTGTGTAGTATCTTCCGACGAATTCCGGAAATACGAGAGGATAGGACGGCAGTACTGAGTGGCACAGATAGTTAGCAGATCGTTCGTCATAACAGTCTGTCCTGATTGTGGGTTTTCCATTTTTGTAGTTCGCTTGTTGCAGCACACGTATGGACTGGTATGCGAACCACGTGAGAATCCACGGGAATGGACGGCGGCACGCCGTCGTCAAATCGTCCACTGCGTATTAGAGCGGACGCACACTATGTGATTTCGGATGCTGTACTCTAAACAAGGTGTGTCAACCAGATAAGTAATCGGGTAATGGTTCTATCAATTACTCTCAGGAAAACATTCGTTAAGTCTGTCGCCTATACTGACTGCTCACTACCATCGCAGATTGAATCACATCTCGTGCGACATTCGCGCCCTCTATTCAGCAGTCAACTCTTGTCATCTACCGAGGGTTTCAACAGAGCCTCTACTTTGGATTTGAACCGAACAGGGTTACTCGCTGCGTGGATCTGTCTTGAGCGTTAGTTCGATAATCTCCCCAGGTTCGAGTTCCGCCGGATCCAGAAGGTGCAGAAAGTGATCGCCTTCTTCCCCACTTAACACACGAGCCCTGACTGTCTCCTCCGAACGCTCGAGTTTCGCGTCGATCGCATCGAGTCGAGCGAGGAGTTCTGCCTCAAGCGACTGTTCTTCGAGTGATTCCGTTTCTGCAGGAAGCGTTTCAGTGTCAGATGCCACACTGTCGGAGTCCGTCGACGCATACGGATCTGCCGCAGTCCGTGCAAACGTTGCCTCGAGGGCGTCGAGGTTGACGCCTTCGGCCTCGAGAGTGATCGGTTCGCGTCGGTTGACATCCAGCGTGGTATCAGCCTTGAGAGATTGTTCCTGGACCGCCTCCCAATGGCGTCTTCGAATTCGTCTCGCAGTCGCTTCTGCGATCCACCCAGGGGCGTTCCAGCGCCCATCTTCGTAGAGTCGGTGGACGTCCTGGTCATTCGTCCCCCAGGTGAAACACCGATCGAAGCGGCGTTGAAACCGGTTGAGCGTATCACCTCTTGCATGTTTGATCACGACCTCGATCGGAGCGAGTGAGCGGACGACGTCGTCGATCGTCTCGAGTGTGGGATGGTTGCATAACCGAATCGACCGCGTCGTACACTGGGTATTCGGGATGCCGTCACCGTTCCCTGTCGCGAGTTGGAGAAACAACGCTCCTGGATCGCCGCCAATTGTTTCGAGCAGTCGATGGGAACTCCCGGTTGTGGGTGATTCCGGGCCCGTAATCGTCACGCCACCAGCTTCGAGTACCTCCGCAGATCGCTCGAACACTTCGACAGGTGTGACCGATAGCTCGTCGTACTCGAGTGCGTTGTACAGTTTGGCGGCCTGCCCGACGATGGTAATCGGCAACTCGCGCTCGAGCGCCGTTGCAACGTGGGCGAGGATCGTCGCGTAGTGAACTCCGGTGAGCGAACTCGTTGCGACCACGACTCGCGAACCGGCGAACGCACGCTCGAGCACTGTCTCGAGTGACTCGTTGAGCGCGGTCGTGTACGAATCGTCGCTCGAGACGTTTAGCAACACACAGTCGATATCGAACGGGTACGCGGTCTCGAGCCCTGGAAACCCGGCGCACGGTCGCGCCGTGAAATCCCCGGTAACGAGGAGGTGTTGTTCGCCGCTGAGAAGGTCGTCACTCGAGTTCTCGTCGCAAAATCGGAGTACGAATCCGGCAGCACCAGGAGTATGACCGGCCACGACCGGTCGGGCCTCGAGCGTGGGGAGTATCGACGTCCACTCGTCGATCGGTTCGAGAGCGTCGAGCGCAACCGAGATGTCGCCGAGGTCGTTGTCCTTTTGGGCTTCAGGTAACGCCTGCTCGAGGATCGTCGCCGTCGCGGGTGAGATGTAAATCGGGGCGCTGTGTTGAACGTTTCTCGCGAGTGTTCGGTAGTGATCGATGTGTGCGTGGGTAAGCAAAATTGCGTTTAGATACTCGTCGTCGCCGAGCATGGATTCGACATCGACACCATCGCCAGCATCAATGAGAACACACGCACGCGTGCCATCCTCAGTGGTGAAGCGTAGGAGCGTCGACTCGTTGCCGCTGTGAACGTTCGCATGTTGGTAGGAGACACGCATACGTGGAGGACAGTTTTAATTCAGAACTGCATAAATTTCAGTTTTTGTGTTTGCGGCCGTGGTGAATCGCCATACGGAGGTTGATTTCACTGGTTGATGGCACGCTTGATGTTGTAGACGACACACATCAGGACGATTTCACGGAACTCTCGATACCAGGCTCGCGCACGCACGGCGTCGCCGAGCGTGCGCTTGATCACCGAGAAGACGGTTTCAGATAGCGCTCTTTGGCCGTAGAGTGTCTCATCGATCCGCGCGTTATGCGCGTGATCGATGGGGCGGAACTCTCGATGCTTTATCAGCGGTCTTACGCCCTCTTCCCGGAGTTTCTCGCGTAAGCGCTGCCAGTCGTAGCCTTTGTCTGGAGCGAGGCTGTGTAACTCGCCCGCGTTGCGGCGGGCGAGTTGCCAGCCGATCTGGGTGTCGTGACGTTTTCTGGTCGTGCAGTGAACGTCGGGGACAGCCTGTGATGCTGTATCGACGAGAGTGGTGGTCTTGAGCGTCTGCACGCGGTAATTCGTTCGTCGGCAGTGGTGCTTGCTCGCGTTTTCGCGGTCGAAAAACGTCGCGTCCATCGCTGCATGACCAGATGGGCCGTGAAGCTGCGCCGACAGGCGCAGCATCACTCGCCAGACTGCCATCTTGATCCTATCAAACGCCTTTACTAGCGTCGAGTGATCCGGGAGATCCGCCGCGTTGAGGCCTATCTTAGCCAATATTTGTGGTATCTCGCTCAAGAGGTCAAGCGCTTCGCGGTAGGATTTGTTCAGATAAATCCGCAGACAATGCAGCGAAACGACGGCATAGTCGGCGAATCCGCCGCCACCCTGCGGGGCGGCGGATTCGCCTCGGCCATCAACAGCACTTTTAGCCAGCGACACGACCTTCCCAGTGAAGCGGGAAATCTTGGACATAGGGCATCCGCCGTTTCCCGCTTCAACTCCCTAGTTATAACGGATCAACTGGACGCAGTCTGGCGATTCACCAGAGCCAACACGATGTATTAGTTAGTGAAAATATTTATATCCAATGAAATTATTAGTTGTAGACGCAATGTCAGATGATCGCAACCTCAATAGACGTAAAGTTTTAAGAAATGCTGCGGCTGCTGGGTCTGCATCCCTCATTGGGATGGCAAGCTCGGTTGGTGCAACCCCGGAAGAAGCTTCATTTGATTTCGATCGATTGATGGAATCAGATAGGATAGTAAAGCTTAAAGAAGAAATCCCCGATCTTGAGTTCCATTTGGAAGATGCCCGCGCAATTGGAGGGGAAGAAGGCATTGTCGCTATTCCTGCAAATCATGGGACAGCTCTTACTCGCCCACCAGGACAGACAGACGCCGCAAGTTTCTATTTCGACGAGTGGGTTCGTGGTGTGGACTCTGATTGGGTTGAAGGAACTCAAGCACGGCTGAGGGTAACGGACGATGAAACGGTTCTGATCCGGACTGCTACTGATGAAGAGTCCGAGGCATTCCTCAGCTCCATCGATACGGATGAGCTCGATCATGAGAACACGAATGTAGCAGTCCAGCCGGACACTGGCGAAGTCACGATCACTCATGTCGACAGCGAAGATCGTCGATATGATCGCATTCAGGCGGCACCTGCTCAGGATGCTGGGGCACAGATTGCAACGGAAGGTAACGGCTTGACTGCCGCTAAATCTGGATTAGAGGTGACTGACCGCGATACTGAGCATTTCTCCGGCGGTTCTGGAGAATTTGGAACACAGTCATCCTGCGACCAAGATGACGTTGTCTTCTGTGTCATCGAGGCAGTTAGCTGCCTGCCCTGTGCCGCTGCTACTGCTACAGGGCCGCTTCTTGCTGTCTGTATCCTCTTTGTGTGCCTCGGCTTCCCTGCTGTACCGATCGCAACTATCTTGGCAGACATCGGCTGTACCAATGTGGCTGGTTGCACGGCAAGTGCGGCCGCAGATATCATGAGTGACTTGGCTGACGATTTAGGTGACCAAGTCCCCGTCTAAGATAACATCATCCGTGAGATAGTAGGCTTCGCCGTCTCGTGATGCAAAAGAGTTACCAACACGCTTTTTTAACGTGTGAAACCATTTCTACACGCTTTGAATGTTAATCGTGATTCTGTTTTGTGAGCTAAAACAGTATACGAACATCGTGATTCCCGTGTACAGGTGGATCATCTAAAACGTTGTGAGCGACCGCTTCCCACTCGCTGAGCATCCTGTGAGCAACATCCCAGACTAACTTAATGACTCGCTGGTTTCTCAAACTTCGCTAACTGACGCTGACCGCATATATTAAGTTGGTGCAGGTGTAACCTATAGATATGAGTCAGGAAAGCATACGCTGGAGTACTCCGAAGGAGTTCGCATCAAAGACGGGGAAAATCATTGTGGCATTAGCTGGAGCGATGCTAATGACCGGCCTTCTGATGCTGGCTCTTCCGTATACCGAGTACAGCCCACAAACTCTAGAGAGAGTCATAGTCGTTACCGTGTTTTATACAACTTGGATGCTTCTGTTGTTCAAGCTCTTTTTTGGGAAGTTTATTCCTCTGGGAATGTCCAAAGAGAGTGAGACG
Protein-coding regions in this window:
- a CDS encoding MBL fold metallo-hydrolase, yielding MRVSYQHANVHSGNESTLLRFTTEDGTRACVLIDAGDGVDVESMLGDDEYLNAILLTHAHIDHYRTLARNVQHSAPIYISPATATILEQALPEAQKDNDLGDISVALDALEPIDEWTSILPTLEARPVVAGHTPGAAGFVLRFCDENSSDDLLSGEQHLLVTGDFTARPCAGFPGLETAYPFDIDCVLLNVSSDDSYTTALNESLETVLERAFAGSRVVVATSSLTGVHYATILAHVATALERELPITIVGQAAKLYNALEYDELSVTPVEVFERSAEVLEAGGVTITGPESPTTGSSHRLLETIGGDPGALFLQLATGNGDGIPNTQCTTRSIRLCNHPTLETIDDVVRSLAPIEVVIKHARGDTLNRFQRRFDRCFTWGTNDQDVHRLYEDGRWNAPGWIAEATARRIRRRHWEAVQEQSLKADTTLDVNRREPITLEAEGVNLDALEATFARTAADPYASTDSDSVASDTETLPAETESLEEQSLEAELLARLDAIDAKLERSEETVRARVLSGEEGDHFLHLLDPAELEPGEIIELTLKTDPRSE
- a CDS encoding IS630 family transposase, translated to MGRLDDISIEELHELREQTEGEIPRERVLAAIGRKQGDKIATLAERHGVVEKTIRNWLDRFEEEPIEQAPYDDPRPGGPSKLTADEREQLEEALQQPPTELGYEHQAWSPKLLLHYVKEEFDVEYTESHARYLLHEAGLSWRTARPRNHEADPEEEAEFKETVEKNGPN
- a CDS encoding IS5 family transposase, translating into MSKISRFTGKVVSLAKSAVDGRGESAAPQGGGGFADYAVVSLHCLRIYLNKSYREALDLLSEIPQILAKIGLNAADLPDHSTLVKAFDRIKMAVWRVMLRLSAQLHGPSGHAAMDATFFDRENASKHHCRRTNYRVQTLKTTTLVDTASQAVPDVHCTTRKRHDTQIGWQLARRNAGELHSLAPDKGYDWQRLREKLREEGVRPLIKHREFRPIDHAHNARIDETLYGQRALSETVFSVIKRTLGDAVRARAWYREFREIVLMCVVYNIKRAINQ
- a CDS encoding transposase, producing the protein MSEKTVVVVDQFTKRVGTVQRRGWYPIGSNPTIETSNSWKKVTVLGAVTDDGDSFYFWTEENLNRFHGIRLLEALKEKFGEELVVFLDRAGYFYARDLWEHVSGERATETVGDSSVACVRGDGLEVWYFPSKLPELNPVEGCWDQLNEWFKHRLIPDLPRLKQHLARGISQINEPNIWNYLCP